The Desulfonatronovibrio hydrogenovorans DSM 9292 genome includes a window with the following:
- a CDS encoding iron ABC transporter substrate-binding protein: MSKKSTVTGAAVIWMVCLVWTALPGHAQDSMSITDSMGRELTIPAQVDRVICSNSGCLRLLTYLQAHDRVVAVDSIEVKGSPIDVRPYAIANPQFKNYPIFGEFRGHDSPELIAGLDPQPQVMFKTYAARSGGIDTLQDKINIPIIGLGYGNLTHSREELNESLRIMGKALGVEDRAEEVIAYFNDLQKDLEQRAAAIPEDQRISCYIGGLGQRGPHGFQSTEPSYAPFEFLGANNVAGVLSTPEKRVSHANVAKEKILFWDPEIIFIDISTMRLDQGANALDQLRTDMAYQSLSAAHNGLIYGVFPYNSYTQNFESIFANAYFIGKILYPEQFADIDPMKKAEDISSFLNGGPAFEEINTQFDSMGFSNINLH; the protein is encoded by the coding sequence GTGTCAAAAAAATCGACCGTAACAGGAGCAGCAGTCATCTGGATGGTTTGCCTTGTGTGGACTGCCCTTCCAGGCCATGCTCAAGATTCTATGTCAATAACTGACAGTATGGGAAGAGAGCTGACTATACCAGCTCAGGTGGACAGGGTGATCTGTTCCAACTCTGGATGTTTGAGGCTTCTTACCTATCTTCAGGCCCATGATCGGGTAGTTGCTGTTGACAGCATTGAGGTCAAAGGATCACCCATTGATGTCAGGCCTTATGCCATCGCAAATCCTCAGTTTAAGAATTATCCCATTTTCGGAGAGTTCCGGGGGCATGACAGTCCAGAGCTTATTGCCGGTCTTGATCCACAACCCCAAGTCATGTTCAAGACTTATGCGGCCCGTTCTGGTGGCATTGATACTTTGCAGGATAAAATTAATATTCCGATCATCGGCCTTGGTTACGGCAATTTGACCCATAGCCGGGAAGAACTCAATGAAAGCCTGCGCATCATGGGAAAAGCCCTGGGGGTTGAGGATAGAGCTGAGGAAGTCATTGCCTACTTTAATGATTTGCAAAAAGATCTGGAACAAAGAGCTGCAGCCATTCCAGAAGATCAGCGCATCTCCTGTTATATTGGAGGCTTAGGTCAGCGAGGCCCTCACGGATTCCAGTCAACAGAGCCCTCCTATGCCCCTTTTGAATTTCTCGGAGCAAACAATGTTGCCGGAGTACTTTCTACCCCTGAAAAAAGAGTTTCCCACGCCAATGTAGCAAAGGAAAAAATCCTCTTCTGGGACCCTGAGATAATCTTTATAGATATATCCACCATGCGCCTGGACCAGGGAGCCAACGCTCTGGATCAACTGCGCACCGATATGGCTTACCAGAGCCTGAGTGCTGCTCATAATGGACTAATTTATGGGGTATTCCCATACAACTCCTACACACAAAATTTTGAATCCATTTTTGCAAATGCTTACTTCATCGGTAAAATTCTTTATCCTGAACAATTCGCCGACATCGACCCCATGAAAAAAGCAGAGGATATTTCAAGCTTTCTCAATGGTGGGCCTGCTTTTGAAGAAATCAATACTCAGTTTGACAGTATGGGATTCAGCAATATCAACCTTCATTAG
- a CDS encoding energy transducer TonB: MNPASDSDFEKNTMRIWPSIVLALSLHGLLFALPFKEPSRDRLEPDQISFVLVNPIDAPADNHGPAPFSEPLPEPEKILDPEPIPEPEPVPAPEPESRPEPEPKPRPVPLPEPKPEVKTEPEPGPDQTELPQVAAPDPEPTPISPSLGRITPPEQPGPVQKDPLPAGPVQTAFGEPEGPRFKQRVIPEYPMRARRMGREGVVGLKLHIDELGNLVEAEIIEKAGYGLDEAALKAVQQSTYYPASRNGQPVESRARLNIRFELR, translated from the coding sequence TTGAATCCAGCATCTGATTCCGATTTTGAAAAAAACACCATGCGTATCTGGCCCAGCATTGTGCTTGCCCTGTCCCTGCACGGACTTCTGTTTGCTCTTCCGTTCAAAGAGCCCTCCAGGGACAGGCTAGAACCAGACCAGATCAGCTTTGTCCTGGTTAACCCCATTGATGCCCCAGCAGATAATCATGGGCCAGCACCCTTTTCAGAGCCACTGCCTGAACCGGAGAAAATCCTTGATCCAGAACCCATACCTGAGCCAGAACCAGTCCCGGCACCAGAACCTGAGTCAAGGCCTGAACCAGAACCAAAACCCAGGCCAGTACCCCTGCCAGAACCCAAGCCTGAAGTTAAAACTGAACCAGAGCCAGGACCTGATCAGACTGAGCTGCCCCAAGTGGCTGCTCCCGATCCTGAGCCGACTCCCATATCTCCATCCCTGGGCAGAATCACCCCTCCTGAACAGCCCGGCCCTGTGCAAAAGGACCCATTACCCGCAGGGCCGGTGCAAACAGCCTTTGGTGAGCCTGAAGGCCCCAGGTTCAAGCAGCGGGTCATCCCGGAATATCCCATGCGGGCTAGGCGCATGGGACGGGAAGGAGTGGTGGGGCTTAAGCTGCACATAGATGAGCTGGGCAATCTTGTGGAAGCTGAAATCATTGAAAAAGCAGGTTACGGACTTGATGAAGCGGCATTAAAGGCGGTTCAGCAGTCAACCTATTATCCGGCCAGCCGTAACGGACAGCCAGTAGAGAGCCGGGCCAGGCTGAACATACGGTTTGAACTGAGGTGA
- a CDS encoding FmdE family protein, whose product MLGKKEAPKIIWLSICSFLLICLAWTPALSGAATKNQSINKTSEYEIWQTLGRAAGEKALSMLESESDSQLIVLTSAGSSIISGFDTLGCLDGLSKSTGSTMGRATLLPVTTRFDAPLWFAFFHRSTGQTAYFELNPKQLFMDETGQFMKPEKSLFTNDQLVGLMAEELFEKARQGELPDMQAMSGNLFRITTLANALHKGLPGRMAKALSLHDHYCPGLTSGVLFAEYMRLHHHLDPSQEIFVLTTQPWCKEDALINLLAATPGKKAYATIYPDRQDEEQMSETEKRISTIVFTTNPHGLWRGAALEFLWGHNQAVESFDSPLLDRLAAVLWYLDHLDEPERFVNLVQWIELPQGSHPRDWMRPGKNPLQLIQQ is encoded by the coding sequence ATGCTTGGTAAAAAAGAAGCTCCAAAGATCATTTGGTTGAGCATCTGCTCCTTTTTGCTCATCTGTTTGGCTTGGACTCCGGCCCTCTCAGGCGCTGCCACCAAAAATCAGAGTATTAATAAAACCAGCGAATACGAGATATGGCAGACTCTGGGCAGAGCAGCCGGAGAAAAAGCATTGTCCATGCTGGAGTCCGAATCTGATTCCCAGTTAATAGTTCTGACCAGCGCAGGCTCTTCAATCATCAGCGGCTTTGACACCCTGGGCTGCCTGGACGGTCTGAGCAAATCCACCGGAAGCACCATGGGCCGGGCAACTCTTTTGCCTGTGACCACCCGTTTTGACGCTCCTTTGTGGTTTGCCTTTTTTCACCGCTCCACTGGACAAACTGCATACTTTGAACTGAATCCAAAACAGCTGTTTATGGATGAAACAGGCCAGTTCATGAAACCAGAGAAGTCCCTGTTCACCAATGATCAACTCGTTGGGCTCATGGCTGAGGAGCTGTTTGAAAAAGCCAGGCAGGGAGAACTGCCTGACATGCAGGCCATGTCCGGCAACCTCTTCCGGATAACCACCCTGGCCAATGCCCTGCACAAAGGACTTCCCGGAAGAATGGCCAAAGCCCTGTCTCTGCATGACCATTACTGTCCCGGCCTGACATCCGGAGTTCTGTTTGCCGAATACATGCGCCTGCATCACCACCTGGACCCCAGCCAGGAAATTTTCGTGCTTACCACCCAGCCCTGGTGCAAGGAGGATGCACTGATCAATCTTCTGGCCGCCACTCCAGGCAAAAAGGCCTACGCAACAATTTATCCGGACAGGCAGGATGAAGAACAGATGAGTGAAACTGAAAAGCGTATTTCAACCATTGTTTTCACCACCAATCCTCACGGTCTGTGGAGGGGAGCTGCCCTGGAATTTCTTTGGGGACACAATCAGGCAGTGGAAAGCTTTGATTCCCCTCTTCTGGACAGGCTGGCTGCTGTTCTCTGGTATCTGGACCACCTGGATGAGCCCGAGCGATTTGTTAACCTGGTCCAGTGGATCGAACTGCCTCAGGGCAGTCATCCCAGGGACTGGATGCGACCAGGGAAAAACCCTTTGCAATTGATCCAGCAGTAA
- a CDS encoding TonB-dependent receptor plug domain-containing protein, whose product MNLKKKIQGIAVMAALSLHSVLPAAVHQNVAMQEMVVTATRFPEPRERIPGPIQVIDSQQLAELPYERVDEILNWISGVSSDRTLGIYELSPRVTIRGLGENEPDRTIIGEISYAW is encoded by the coding sequence GTGAACCTGAAAAAAAAGATTCAAGGCATCGCTGTCATGGCCGCGCTGAGCCTGCACTCAGTCCTGCCGGCTGCTGTACATCAAAATGTGGCCATGCAGGAAATGGTGGTCACTGCCACCAGGTTTCCCGAGCCCAGGGAAAGAATTCCCGGACCCATCCAGGTCATTGACAGTCAGCAGCTTGCTGAACTTCCCTATGAAAGGGTGGATGAGATCCTGAACTGGATATCTGGAGTCAGTTCAGACCGGACTCTGGGAATCTATGAACTTTCTCCCAGGGTGACCATACGCGGTCTGGGTGAAAATGAACCTGACCGGACAATCATTGGGGAGATAAGCTATGCTTGGTAA
- a CDS encoding sensor domain-containing diguanylate cyclase, giving the protein MSNNKYGLSIIARVRLLLVCLIIIPSLVGLIILETGPGDLQPYLAVVLVAGIILLSPLSSVISRYLVLKDLQDIERFCLQLKSGDYSARLSLPSQKEGEHEIMVLKRNLNWMAHVISKRERKLHQELQEINQDRSRYRDMSMLDPLTGLFNRRGLEARLEQVGRQALPRGQTLTLMFLDADKFKSVNDEFGHQAGDELLKVLAEIMRNNVREETDVPFRFGGDEFGILFWGIGSGKAAEIGQRILTAYNESRVGQTTLSIGIAGLSGAGQRLEPDLHGMLRAADQAAYMAKQMGGNRVFIHDSQVEQ; this is encoded by the coding sequence TTGTCAAACAATAAGTACGGTCTGAGCATCATTGCCCGGGTCAGGCTGCTTTTGGTCTGTCTGATCATTATTCCCAGCCTGGTCGGACTGATAATCCTGGAAACCGGTCCAGGGGATCTGCAGCCTTATCTGGCCGTGGTCCTGGTGGCCGGGATAATTCTGCTTTCTCCCCTGTCTTCTGTGATTAGTCGTTACCTGGTGCTCAAGGACTTGCAGGATATTGAAAGATTCTGCCTGCAGCTCAAATCCGGGGACTATAGCGCCAGGCTCAGTCTTCCGTCCCAGAAGGAGGGGGAGCATGAAATAATGGTGCTCAAGCGCAACCTGAACTGGATGGCCCATGTCATCTCCAAAAGAGAGAGGAAACTGCACCAGGAGCTCCAGGAAATCAATCAGGACCGGAGCAGGTACAGAGACATGTCCATGCTTGATCCCCTTACAGGTCTTTTCAACCGTCGGGGGCTGGAGGCCAGGCTCGAGCAGGTGGGCAGGCAGGCCCTGCCCCGGGGGCAGACTCTGACCCTGATGTTCCTTGATGCAGACAAGTTCAAGAGCGTTAATGATGAGTTCGGCCATCAGGCCGGGGATGAGCTGCTAAAGGTTCTTGCTGAGATCATGCGCAACAATGTCCGGGAAGAGACTGATGTTCCCTTTCGGTTTGGAGGAGATGAGTTCGGAATCCTTTTTTGGGGGATAGGCTCTGGCAAGGCCGCTGAGATCGGCCAGAGGATATTGACGGCTTATAATGAATCCAGGGTGGGGCAGACCACTTTGAGCATAGGAATCGCAGGGTTGTCAGGAGCTGGTCAGAGGCTTGAGCCGGACCTGCATGGAATGCTCAGGGCAGCGGATCAGGCTGCGTACATGGCCAAGCAGATGGGCGGAAACCGGGTCTTCATCCATGACAGTCAGGTGGAGCAGTAA
- a CDS encoding HD-GYP domain-containing protein → MFMFQDTFSSTTGENHDSRHELLGTIHQIAESLGNAIDARDKFTMCHSKHVADLSRCLALKAGFSRSEVEFIHIAGHVHDIGKIGIPDTVLRKTGPLTSREWKLMCTHPVMGAKIVAPVKAMNGSTGICEMILHHHERWDGNGYPLKLKADRIPAGARILALADSLSAMLEDRPYRARLTLSQALAEIQRGAGTQFDPELSVVMLNMLEDAGPGFEMCSLDSLITKIICSRIVGHKNKCSGCIQACTAGIQGG, encoded by the coding sequence ATGTTCATGTTTCAGGATACATTTTCATCAACCACCGGCGAAAACCATGACTCCAGGCATGAGCTGCTCGGCACCATCCACCAGATTGCCGAGTCCCTGGGAAATGCAATTGATGCCAGGGATAAGTTTACCATGTGTCATTCAAAGCATGTGGCTGACTTGAGTCGATGCCTTGCCCTGAAAGCAGGCTTTTCCCGGTCTGAAGTAGAATTCATCCATATTGCCGGTCATGTTCATGATATCGGCAAGATCGGTATCCCTGACACTGTTCTGCGCAAAACAGGTCCGCTGACCTCCCGGGAATGGAAACTGATGTGTACTCACCCGGTGATGGGAGCCAAAATAGTGGCCCCTGTTAAGGCAATGAACGGCTCTACCGGAATATGCGAGATGATTTTACATCACCACGAGCGCTGGGATGGAAATGGATATCCTCTAAAACTCAAAGCTGACCGGATACCGGCAGGGGCACGCATCCTGGCTCTGGCTGACAGCCTTTCCGCCATGCTTGAGGACAGACCCTACCGGGCCAGGCTGACTCTGTCTCAGGCCCTGGCTGAGATCCAGCGAGGGGCTGGTACTCAGTTTGATCCGGAACTGAGCGTGGTCATGCTGAACATGCTTGAAGATGCAGGTCCCGGATTTGAAATGTGCAGCCTGGATTCTCTGATTACCAAGATAATATGCAGTCGAATAGTAGGCCATAAAAACAAATGTTCTGGCTGCATCCAGGCCTGCACCGCAGGAATACAGGGAGGATGA
- a CDS encoding TraR/DksA family transcriptional regulator, with translation MTKEHLQGFRLLLETLLLETTASVERVGHELSRNINGCADENDQGSLEAERNILLAQADREARLIREIHGALRRLDSGEYGFCEACGEDIALRRLEVRPTARHCAQCQEMLEGRIGQGPFYDYEHDFF, from the coding sequence ATGACTAAAGAACATCTTCAGGGCTTTCGTCTGCTGCTTGAAACCCTTTTGCTGGAGACTACTGCCAGCGTGGAGCGGGTTGGACATGAGTTGAGCCGGAATATCAATGGCTGCGCTGATGAGAATGATCAGGGTTCTCTGGAGGCTGAAAGGAACATCCTTCTGGCCCAGGCTGACCGGGAAGCAAGGCTGATCAGGGAAATTCACGGGGCTCTCAGAAGGCTGGACAGTGGAGAGTATGGTTTTTGCGAAGCATGCGGGGAAGACATAGCTCTTCGTCGGCTGGAAGTCCGCCCCACAGCCAGGCATTGCGCTCAGTGCCAGGAAATGCTGGAGGGCAGGATTGGGCAGGGACCATTTTATGATTATGAACATGATTTTTTTTAA
- a CDS encoding AAA family ATPase, producing MKPSKIVQALKRLIAVKQPVFIWGPPGIGKSQVVARTARDEGLELIDIRAVLLDPVDLRGLPRIDGNRAAWCPPDFLPDQGRGVLFLDELNAAPPLVQAACYQLILDRRLGEYVLPRDWSIVAAGNRDTDRAVTHRIPSALANRFAHLDFEVDTLEWLEWAQENDIAPEVTSFLRFRPNLLHSFDPAREDRAFPTPRSWSFVSAVTKGDGFFQEPDLELISGMVGQGAATEFCGFLKIFRNLPDPDELLETPETAEVPEDPATLYAVCELLSVRTDLDNLPQVMAYARRLPPEFSVLLVRDAARVNREIVHTPEFSRWATANADVLL from the coding sequence ATGAAACCTTCTAAAATTGTTCAAGCTTTGAAAAGGCTTATTGCTGTAAAACAGCCTGTGTTCATCTGGGGGCCGCCTGGAATAGGCAAGAGCCAGGTGGTGGCCAGGACTGCCAGGGACGAAGGTCTGGAACTGATTGATATCCGGGCGGTTCTTCTGGACCCGGTGGACCTGCGAGGTCTCCCCAGAATCGATGGAAACCGGGCAGCCTGGTGCCCGCCGGATTTTCTGCCGGACCAGGGCCGGGGAGTCCTGTTTCTGGATGAGTTAAACGCTGCCCCGCCCCTGGTCCAGGCTGCCTGCTACCAGCTGATTCTGGACCGGCGCCTGGGCGAATACGTTCTGCCCAGGGACTGGAGCATTGTGGCTGCAGGCAACCGGGACACGGACCGGGCCGTAACCCATCGGATACCCTCTGCTCTGGCCAATCGCTTTGCCCATCTGGATTTCGAGGTGGACACCCTGGAATGGCTGGAATGGGCCCAGGAAAATGATATCGCCCCTGAAGTGACTTCTTTTCTGCGCTTCAGGCCAAATCTGCTCCATTCCTTTGATCCGGCCAGAGAAGACCGGGCCTTTCCCACGCCGCGTTCCTGGTCTTTTGTCTCGGCAGTAACGAAGGGAGACGGTTTTTTTCAGGAGCCGGACCTGGAATTGATATCCGGGATGGTTGGGCAGGGAGCAGCCACTGAATTCTGCGGTTTCCTGAAGATATTCAGGAACCTGCCTGATCCTGATGAACTGCTTGAAACTCCTGAGACAGCCGAGGTGCCGGAAGACCCTGCCACCCTGTATGCAGTGTGCGAACTTCTGTCAGTCAGGACCGACCTGGACAACCTGCCCCAGGTGATGGCCTATGCCAGGCGTTTGCCACCGGAATTCAGCGTATTGCTGGTGCGGGACGCTGCCAGGGTCAACAGAGAGATAGTGCATACCCCGGAATTCAGCCGGTGGGCCACGGCCAAC